A stretch of Ipomoea triloba cultivar NCNSP0323 chromosome 13, ASM357664v1 DNA encodes these proteins:
- the LOC116001977 gene encoding uncharacterized protein LOC116001977 isoform X2, whose product MEGLSLGTVASSTANSITNHFFSNSILHSRRRSVTLIFPRKPKKIAVFASNGDKPPLKLNQWEQMELKFGRLMGEDPKLTLAKIMGKRSNPDMSYLEIEESFRKNKGKVFGNDIEEVPFDVSTKRGSLNSKNELNLVRPVPKEGFEFDIDDKEPIKTREIKQSKQISRPVENSESSVPNVILRKPTVAEEDTGSVKTSSFGMKPNLTQESIDTKEMKPSKQISEPVENSKSSVPNVTLRKPTVYSEEDTGSVRPSKFRMKPNLTLNMRKEPLNMSDMTLLKKPEPIRTSASENEKDGHSSDAKSEARDDIGESIPTNVHVTTGGPQDVIPLKKPEPLDLNQNNDQEQKTVDSIDEESLNLANAPVQYQQTNGNYVVEHPRKDQSVGQSFAFNSLSDTRSAELLDAALLGKPERLDQTKKSIPQKEVIPANYESNDVDIELDNFLKTSTIKDHEDFDWTSAENLVKTGERKEVELISSSTRGFVVSFGSLIGYLPYRNLATNLRFMPFESWLRSKGLDPSTYKQNLGVIRDYDDKMIDSSESRIVLQIDNTFEVSPDMKLEKLLSIFDQEKLKFLTSFVGQTVKVNVVLADRKSRRLIVSMKHKENEEMVQKKRSLMAKLRIGDVVKCCIKKITYFGIFVEVEGVPALVHQAEVSWDAMLDPASYYRIGQIVDARVHQLDFSLDRIFLSLREITPDPMTEALEAIVGDQDNLDGNFETAQPDAEWADVESLIRELQQFEGISSVSKGRYFLSPGLAPTFQVYMASSSENQYKLLARSGNQVQEVIVQTSLSKEEMKSAILICTNKVE is encoded by the exons ATGGAAGGTCTCAGTCTAGGCACCGTCGCTTCCTCCACTGCCAACTCCATAACCAACCATTTCTTCTCGAATTCAATTCTCCACTCCCGGAGAAGATCAGTAACACTCATTTTCCCCAGAAAACCGAAAAAAATTGCTGTTTTTGCTTCCAATGGGGACAAACCCCCGCTCAAGCTGAACCAGTGGGAACAAATGGAGCTCAAGTTTGGCAGACTCATGGGTGAAGACCCCAAATTAACGTTAGCCAAG ATAATGGGTAAGAGGTCGAACCCTGACATGTCATATCTTGAAATTGAAGAATCATTTAGGAAGAACAAGGGCAAAGTATTTGGTAATGATATAGAGGAGGTTCCTTTTGATGTGTCAACAAAAAGGGGTTCACTGAATTCAAAGAACGAGTTAAATTTGGTTCGGCCTGTGCCCAAGGAAGGATTCGAGTTTGACATTGATGATAAAGAACCGATAAAGACTAGGGAGATTAAACAGAGCAAACAAATCTCTAGACCTGTTGAAAACAGTGAAAGCAGTGTTCCGAATGTAATCTTGCGGAAGCCAACTGTGGCTGAGGAGGATACTGGTAGTGTTAAAACATCAAGTTTTGGAATGAAGCCAAACTTAACACAAGAATCGATAGATACTAAGGAGATGAAGCCAAGCAAACAAATCTCTGAACCTGTTGAAAATAGTAAAAGCAGTGTTCCAAATGTAACCTTGCGAAAGCCGACTGTTTATTCTGAGGAGGATACTGGTAGTGTTAGACCATCAAAATTCAGAATGAAGCCAAACTTAACACTAAACATGCGCAAAGAACCCTTAAATATGAGTGATATGACATTGTTGAAGAAACCTGAGCCCATAAGAACCAGTGCCAGTGAAAATGAAAAGGATGGACATTCTAGTGATGCCAAATCCGAAGCTCGTGATGACATTGGAGAGAGTATTCCTACCAATGTGCATGTTACAACAGGTGGACCTCAGGATGTCATACCTCTGAAGAAACCAGAACCTCTggatttaaatcaaaataatgatCAAGAACAAAAAACTGTTGACAGTATTGATGAAGAGAGTTTGAATCTTGCCAATGCCCCCGTCCAATATCAACAAACAAATGGAAATTATGTTGTGGAGCATCCCAGGAAGG ATCAGAGTGTTGGGCAAAGCTTTGCTTTTAATAGTCTTTCTGATACAAGATCAGCTGAACTTTTAGATGCTGCACTGCTTGGAAAACCTGAAAG ATTAGACCAAACCAAAAAGTCTATACCTCAAAAGGAGGTGATTCCTGCCAATTATGAGAGCAATGACGTTGATATTGAGCTTGACAACTTTCTCAAGACGTCAACAATTAAG GACCATGAAGATTTTGACTGGACAAGCGCTGAGAATCTTGTTAAGACAGGAGAAAGAAAGGAAGTGGAACTGATTAGTTCTAGCACCAGAGGATTTGTT GTATCTTTTGGTTCCTTGATAGGATATTTGCCATACCGAAATCTAGCAACAAATTTGAGATTCATGCCCTTTGAGTCTTGGTTGAGATCAAAAGGCTTAGACCCATCCACCTACAAACAAAATTTGGGAGTTATAAGAGACTATGATGATAAAATGATAGATTCATCTGAGTCAAGGATTGTTTTGCAAATTGATAATACATTTGAGGTCTCACCAGATATGAAACTTGAGAAGCTTCTTAGTATTTTTGACCAAGAGAAACTCAAGTTCCTAACATCATTTGTTGGTCAG ACAGTGAAAGTGAATGTGGTTTTGGCAGATAGAAAATCTAGAAGGCTAATAGTTTCAATGAAACATAAAGAAAACGAAGAAATGGTTCAAAAAAAGAGAAGTCTCATG GCTAAACTTAGGATTGGTGATGTTGTGAAGTGTTGCATCAAAAAGATCACCTACTTCGGCATATTTGTTGAG GTTGAAGGAGTACCTGCATTGGTTCACCAAGCAGAAGTCTCATGGGATGCTATGTTAGACCCTGCATCATATTATAGAATTGGGCAG ATTGTAGATGCGAGAGTTCATCAGCTAGATTTTTCGCTTGACCGCATTTTCTTGTCATTAAGGGAAATAACG CCAGATCCAATGACGGAGGCCTTAGAGGCGATAGTTGGTGATCAAGATAATTTAGATGGAAACTTTGAAACAGCTCAGCCAGATGCCGAG TGGGCAGATGTGGAATCTCTTATCAGAGAGTTGCAGCAGTTTGAGGGAATCAGTTCTGTATCAAAGGGGCGGTACTTCTTGAGTCCTGGTCTGGCTCCAACCTTTCAG GTTTACATGGCTTCAAGTTCTGAGAATCAATACAAGTTACTGGCTCGATCTGGAAACCAAGTACAAGAG GTGATAGTCCAAACATCACTGAGCAAAGAAGAGATGAAATCTGCAATTCTCATCTGCACAAACAAAGTCGAGTGA
- the LOC116001977 gene encoding uncharacterized protein LOC116001977 isoform X1 translates to MEGLSLGTVASSTANSITNHFFSNSILHSRRRSVTLIFPRKPKKIAVFASNGDKPPLKLNQWEQMELKFGRLMGEDPKLTLAKIMGKRSNPDMSYLEIEESFRKNKGKVFGNDIEEVPFDVSTKRGSLNSKNELNLVRPVPKEGFEFDIDDKEPIKTREIKQSKQISRPVENSESSVPNVILRKPTVAEEDTGSVKTSSFGMKPNLTQESIDTKEMKPSKQISEPVENSKSSVPNVTLRKPTVYSEEDTGSVRPSKFRMKPNLTLNMRKEPLNMSDMTLLKKPEPIRTSASENEKDGHSSDAKSEARDDIGESIPTNVHVTTGGPQDVIPLKKPEPLDLNQNNDQEQKTVDSIDEESLNLANAPVQYQQTNGNYVVEHPRKGLDQSVGQSFAFNSLSDTRSAELLDAALLGKPERLDQTKKSIPQKEVIPANYESNDVDIELDNFLKTSTIKDHEDFDWTSAENLVKTGERKEVELISSSTRGFVVSFGSLIGYLPYRNLATNLRFMPFESWLRSKGLDPSTYKQNLGVIRDYDDKMIDSSESRIVLQIDNTFEVSPDMKLEKLLSIFDQEKLKFLTSFVGQTVKVNVVLADRKSRRLIVSMKHKENEEMVQKKRSLMAKLRIGDVVKCCIKKITYFGIFVEVEGVPALVHQAEVSWDAMLDPASYYRIGQIVDARVHQLDFSLDRIFLSLREITPDPMTEALEAIVGDQDNLDGNFETAQPDAEWADVESLIRELQQFEGISSVSKGRYFLSPGLAPTFQVYMASSSENQYKLLARSGNQVQEVIVQTSLSKEEMKSAILICTNKVE, encoded by the exons ATGGAAGGTCTCAGTCTAGGCACCGTCGCTTCCTCCACTGCCAACTCCATAACCAACCATTTCTTCTCGAATTCAATTCTCCACTCCCGGAGAAGATCAGTAACACTCATTTTCCCCAGAAAACCGAAAAAAATTGCTGTTTTTGCTTCCAATGGGGACAAACCCCCGCTCAAGCTGAACCAGTGGGAACAAATGGAGCTCAAGTTTGGCAGACTCATGGGTGAAGACCCCAAATTAACGTTAGCCAAG ATAATGGGTAAGAGGTCGAACCCTGACATGTCATATCTTGAAATTGAAGAATCATTTAGGAAGAACAAGGGCAAAGTATTTGGTAATGATATAGAGGAGGTTCCTTTTGATGTGTCAACAAAAAGGGGTTCACTGAATTCAAAGAACGAGTTAAATTTGGTTCGGCCTGTGCCCAAGGAAGGATTCGAGTTTGACATTGATGATAAAGAACCGATAAAGACTAGGGAGATTAAACAGAGCAAACAAATCTCTAGACCTGTTGAAAACAGTGAAAGCAGTGTTCCGAATGTAATCTTGCGGAAGCCAACTGTGGCTGAGGAGGATACTGGTAGTGTTAAAACATCAAGTTTTGGAATGAAGCCAAACTTAACACAAGAATCGATAGATACTAAGGAGATGAAGCCAAGCAAACAAATCTCTGAACCTGTTGAAAATAGTAAAAGCAGTGTTCCAAATGTAACCTTGCGAAAGCCGACTGTTTATTCTGAGGAGGATACTGGTAGTGTTAGACCATCAAAATTCAGAATGAAGCCAAACTTAACACTAAACATGCGCAAAGAACCCTTAAATATGAGTGATATGACATTGTTGAAGAAACCTGAGCCCATAAGAACCAGTGCCAGTGAAAATGAAAAGGATGGACATTCTAGTGATGCCAAATCCGAAGCTCGTGATGACATTGGAGAGAGTATTCCTACCAATGTGCATGTTACAACAGGTGGACCTCAGGATGTCATACCTCTGAAGAAACCAGAACCTCTggatttaaatcaaaataatgatCAAGAACAAAAAACTGTTGACAGTATTGATGAAGAGAGTTTGAATCTTGCCAATGCCCCCGTCCAATATCAACAAACAAATGGAAATTATGTTGTGGAGCATCCCAGGAAGG GGTTAGATCAGAGTGTTGGGCAAAGCTTTGCTTTTAATAGTCTTTCTGATACAAGATCAGCTGAACTTTTAGATGCTGCACTGCTTGGAAAACCTGAAAG ATTAGACCAAACCAAAAAGTCTATACCTCAAAAGGAGGTGATTCCTGCCAATTATGAGAGCAATGACGTTGATATTGAGCTTGACAACTTTCTCAAGACGTCAACAATTAAG GACCATGAAGATTTTGACTGGACAAGCGCTGAGAATCTTGTTAAGACAGGAGAAAGAAAGGAAGTGGAACTGATTAGTTCTAGCACCAGAGGATTTGTT GTATCTTTTGGTTCCTTGATAGGATATTTGCCATACCGAAATCTAGCAACAAATTTGAGATTCATGCCCTTTGAGTCTTGGTTGAGATCAAAAGGCTTAGACCCATCCACCTACAAACAAAATTTGGGAGTTATAAGAGACTATGATGATAAAATGATAGATTCATCTGAGTCAAGGATTGTTTTGCAAATTGATAATACATTTGAGGTCTCACCAGATATGAAACTTGAGAAGCTTCTTAGTATTTTTGACCAAGAGAAACTCAAGTTCCTAACATCATTTGTTGGTCAG ACAGTGAAAGTGAATGTGGTTTTGGCAGATAGAAAATCTAGAAGGCTAATAGTTTCAATGAAACATAAAGAAAACGAAGAAATGGTTCAAAAAAAGAGAAGTCTCATG GCTAAACTTAGGATTGGTGATGTTGTGAAGTGTTGCATCAAAAAGATCACCTACTTCGGCATATTTGTTGAG GTTGAAGGAGTACCTGCATTGGTTCACCAAGCAGAAGTCTCATGGGATGCTATGTTAGACCCTGCATCATATTATAGAATTGGGCAG ATTGTAGATGCGAGAGTTCATCAGCTAGATTTTTCGCTTGACCGCATTTTCTTGTCATTAAGGGAAATAACG CCAGATCCAATGACGGAGGCCTTAGAGGCGATAGTTGGTGATCAAGATAATTTAGATGGAAACTTTGAAACAGCTCAGCCAGATGCCGAG TGGGCAGATGTGGAATCTCTTATCAGAGAGTTGCAGCAGTTTGAGGGAATCAGTTCTGTATCAAAGGGGCGGTACTTCTTGAGTCCTGGTCTGGCTCCAACCTTTCAG GTTTACATGGCTTCAAGTTCTGAGAATCAATACAAGTTACTGGCTCGATCTGGAAACCAAGTACAAGAG GTGATAGTCCAAACATCACTGAGCAAAGAAGAGATGAAATCTGCAATTCTCATCTGCACAAACAAAGTCGAGTGA